One segment of Setaria viridis chromosome 4, Setaria_viridis_v4.0, whole genome shotgun sequence DNA contains the following:
- the LOC117851402 gene encoding protein VERNALIZATION 3, translating to MAGGRDRDPLVVGRVVGDVLDPFTQTTKLKVSFGARTIANGCELKPSMVSHQPRVEVGGPDMRTFYTLVMIDPDAPSPNDPNLREYLHWLVTDIPATTGATFGQEVMCYENPRPTMGMHRFVFVLFQQLGRQTVYTPGSRQNFNTRDFAELYNLGPTVAAVYFNCQREAGSDDSTHH from the exons ATGGCCGGCGGCAGGGACAGGGACCCGTTGGTCGTTGGTAGGGTTGTGGGCGACGTGCTGGACCCCTTCACCCAGACCACCAAGCTCAAGGTCAGCTTCGGCGCCAGGACCATCGCCAACGGCTGCGAGCTCAAGCCGTCCATGGTCTCGCACCAGCCCAGGGTCGAGGTCGGCGGGCCCGACATGAGGACATTCTACACCCTC GTGATGATTGATCCGGATGCTCCTAGCCCAAATGACCCCAACCTGAGGGAGTATTTGCACTG GCTGGTCACTGATATTCCAGCAACTACCGGGGCAACGTTTG GGCAAGAGGTGATGTGCTACGAGAACCCTCGGCCGACCATGGGGATGCACCGCTTCGTGTTCGTGCTGTTCCAGCAGCTGGGCCGGCAGACGGTGTACACCCCCGGATCGCGCCAGAACTTCAACACCAGGGACTTCGCCGAGCTCTACAACCTCGGCCCAACCGTCGCCGCCGTCTACTTCAACTGCCAGCGCGAGGCCGGCTCCGACGACTCCACACACCACTAA
- the LOC117852543 gene encoding putative pentatricopeptide repeat-containing protein At3g13770, mitochondrial isoform X2 — translation MPSSPPSSPDAATLTPRSAATLLARCASRAAAAALHARLLRCSRAFFRSPYLANCLAAAYSRLGAAPSAVALLRAAPRPNVFTHNILLSALLGSGHLGDARSLFDGMAQRDAVTYNAMLSGYAAAALREEAFRLFCSMRERGVRPTGFTFSIVSSAVASARHGQQLHAAAVRHGLAHLDAVVSNALIDMYRRIGLLQHAARAFSCMEEPDVTSWNSIMSVYKDQVLGSTVFECFRSMRSKGFSVDGFSVSTVLSVCSDVKDFAKGCLMLFSFSEECQHGLQNLAMH, via the exons atGCCCTCGTCCCCGCCGTCCTCGCCCGACGCTGCAACCCTCACCCCAAGGTCCGCCGCAACGCTCCTCGCCCGCtgcgcctcccgcgccgccgctgcggcgctcCACGCGCGCCTCCTCCGCTGCTCCCGCGCCTTCTTCCGCTCCCCGTACCTCGCCAactgcctcgccgccgcctactcccgcctcggcgccgccccGTCCGCCGTCGCGCTCCTGCGCGCCGCACCCAGGCCCAACGTGTTCACCCACAACATCCTCCTGTCGGCGCTGCTCGGCTCCGGCCACCTCGGGGACGCGCGCAGTCTGTTCGACGGGATGGCCCAGAGGGACGCGGTCACCTACAACGCCATGCTCTCCGGctatgccgccgccgcgctccgggAAGAGGCGTTCCGTCTCTTCTGCTCCATGAGGGAGCGTGGCGTCAGGCCAACGGGCTTCACCTTCTCCATAGTATCATCAGCGGTTGCCTCTGCCCGCCACGGCCAGCAGCTTCATGCCGCTGCTGTCCGACATGGCCTGGCGCACCTTGATGCCGTAGTCAGCAATGCGCTCATTGATATGTATCGCCGGATTGGCCTCTTGCAGCATGCAGCGCGTGCCTTCTCGTGCATGGAAGAACCAGATGTCACTTCGTGGAACTCCATCATGTCAGTTTACAAGGATCAGGTTCTCGGCAGTACTGTCTTTGAGTGTTTCCGGTCCATGAGGAGCAAAGGCTTTTCAGTTGATGGCTTCAGTGTGTCCACCGTGCTCAGTGTCTGCTCAGATGTCAAGGACTTCGCCAAAG GCTGCCTGATGCTGTTCAGCTTTTCAGAGGAATGCCAACATGGGCTTCAGAACCTTGCAATGCACTGA
- the LOC140222569 gene encoding uncharacterized protein, translated as MLDWETFCDAVFDKFDRDQYQVQLRRLDSLRQSGSVSEYLEKFEELSRGILLYNTANDDTYFVTRFLGDLKEEIRAVISLHRPKDVLTVSSLALLQEDELAASKGRGVAKDLQKQTFKPSFGIDKNKKNGLCYKCGKKWGHNHKLPPQVPLYVIEELLGCSGASVIVVQVMMNKRMMLSWQLETINLKCLQREEL; from the exons ATGTTGGATTGGGAGACGTTCTGTGATGCTGTTTTTGACAAGTTCGACAGAGATCAGTACCAAGTGCAGCTTCGTCGTCTTGATTCCCTTCGCCAGTCTGGTTCTGTTTCAGAGTACCTGGAGAAGTTTGAGGAACTTTCACGTGGCATCCTGCTGTACAATACTGCCAATGATGACACATATTTTGTGACCAGATTTCTAGGTGATCTCAAAGAAGAAATCAGAGCAGTGATTTCTTTGCATAGGCCAAAAGATGTGTTGACAGTATCTTCTTTAGCATTGTTGCAAGAGGATGAACTAGCTGCAAGCAAAGGAAGAGGGGTGGCAAAGGATCTTCAGAAACAAACTTTCAAGCCATCTTTTGGGATAGATAAAAACAAG AAGAATGGGTTATGTTATAAATGTGGGAAGAAATGGGGCCACAACCACAAGCTTCCTCCACAAGTACCATTATATGTGATTGAAGAATTGTTGGGATGCTCTGGAGCATCTGTGATAGTTGTCCAAGTGATGATGAACAAGAGAATGATGTTGTCATGGCAATTGGAGACAATAAATCTCAAGTGTCTTCAAAGAGAAGAACTATGA
- the LOC117852542 gene encoding LRR receptor kinase SERL2 translates to MFEHALHAGHSSRGTHLLPFLSLVHSLGSASPPAMEAPPPSPPSLWLLLLLLISSPSTSVALLSPQGVNYEVQALMAIKNLLKDPHGMLKSWDKDSADPCSWPTVTCSPDKLVTGLEAPSQSLSGMLSPIIGNLTNLQIVLLQNNNITGPIPAEIGKLANLKTLDLSNNHLYGEIPTTVGHLQNLQYLRLNNNTLSGPFPSASANLSQLVFLDLSYNNLSGPIPGSLARTFNIVGNPLICGANAEKDCYGTAPMPMSYNLNSSQGALPPAKSKSHKFAVAFGTAAGCISFLFLAAGFVFWWRHRRNRQILFDVDDQHLENVSLGNVKRFQFRELQSATDNFSSKNILGKGGFGYVYRGQLPDGTLVAVKRLKDGNAAGGEAQFQTEVEMISLALHRNLLRLYGFCMTATERLLVYPYMSNGSVASRLKAKPPLDWATRKRIALGAGRGLLYLHEQCDPKIIHRDVKAANILLDDYCEAIVGDFGLAKLLDHRDSHVTTAVRGTVGHIAPEYLSTGQSSEKTDVFGFGILLLELITGQTALEFGKAANQKGAMLDWVKKMHQEKKLDVLVDKGLKGGYDRIELEEMVQVALLCTQYLPGHRPKMSEVVRMLEGDGLAERWEASQCADSHKFKVPEFSFRRCYSDLTDDSSLLVQAVELSGPR, encoded by the exons ATGTTTGAACACGCATTGCACGCAGGACACAGCAGCAGGGGCACACAccttctccccttcctctcccttgTCCACTCTCTTGGCTCCGCCTCCCCTCCGGCAATGGAGGCGCCTCCGCCTTCTCCGCCCTCCCtgtggctcctcctcctgcttctCATCTCCTCCCCTTCGACTTCAGTGGCCCTCCTCTCCCCCCAGGGCGTCAACTATGAAG TGCAAGCTCTGATGGCGATAAAAAACCTGCTCAAGGACCCCCATGGCATGCTCAAGAGCTGGGACAAGGACTCCGCCGATCCCTGCAGCTGGCCAACGGTCACCTGCTCGCCGGACAAGCTCGTCACTGGGCT GGAGGCCCCAAGCCAGAGCCTCTCCGGCATGCTCTCCCCAATTATAGGCAACCTCACCAATCTTCAGATTGT TCTCCTGCAGAACAACAACATCACTGGCCCAATCCCGGCAGAGATTGGCAAGCTTGCAAATCTCAAGACACTTGATCTCTCCAACAACCACCTGTATGGTGAAATCCCCACCACTGTGGGCCACCTTCAGAACCTGCAGTACTT GAGGCTCAACAACAACACCCTGTCTGGTCCATTCCCTTCGGCATCAGCTAATTTGTCCCAGCTTGTTTTCCT AGACTTGTCATACAATAACCTGAGTGGTCCAATACCGGGGTCTTTGGCAAGAACATTCAA CATAGTTGGGAATCCCCTCATCTGTGGCGCAAACGCAGAGAAAGATTGCTACGGGACTGCACCGATGCCAATGTCCTACAACCTGAATAGCTCACAGGGTGCTCTGCCGCCGGCAAAATCTAAAAGTCACAAGTTTGCAGTTGCATTTGGTACAGCAGCTGGTTGCATCAGCTTCCTTTTCCTCGCTGCTGGATTTGTGTTCTGGTGGAGGCATCGTCGAAACCGGCAGATCCTTTTTGATGTTGATG ACCAACACCTGGAGAATGTTAGTCTTGGAAATGTGAAGAGGTTTCAGTTCAGGGAGCTTCAGTCCGCAACAGACAATTTCAGCAGCAAGAACATACTAGGAAAAGGTGGATTCGGATATGTTTACAGAGGGCAGCTCCCTGATGGAACTCTTGTGGCCGTCAAGCGACTGAAGGACGGCAATGCTGCTGGTGGCGAGGCACAGTTCCAGACTGAGGTTGAAATGATTAGCTTGGCACTGCACAGAAATCTTCTCAGGCTCTACGGGTTCTGCATGACCGCCACAGAGAGGCTGCTGGTCTACCCATACATGTCAAATGGAAGCGTTGCGTCGCGCCTCAAAG CAAAGCCACCTTTGGACTGGGCGACCAGGAAGAGGATAGCTCTTGGCGCAGGGAGGGGGCTACTCTACCTGCACGAGCAGTGTGACCCCAAGATCATACACAGGGACGTCAAAGCAGCCAACATTCTGCTAGATGACTACTGTGAGGCTATTGTTGGTGACTTTGGGCTCGCTAAACTCCTCGACCACCGGGATTCACATGTCACCACTGCGGTGAGAGGCACTGTTGGTCACATTGCGCCTGAGTACCTCTCCACTGGCCAATCCTCTGAAAAGACCGACGTCTTCGGCTTTGGCATCCTGCTGCTGGAGCTAATCACCGGTCAGACCGCGCTAGAGTTTGGAAAGGCGGCAAACCAGAAGGGAGCCATGCTTGATTGG GTGAAGAAGATGCACCAGGAGAAGAAGCTGGACGTGCTGGTGGACAAGGGGCTGAAGGGCGGGTACGACAGGATCGAACTGGAGGAGATGGTGCAGGTGGCGCTGCTGTGCACGCAGTACCTTCCCGGGCACCGGCCCAAGATGTCGGAGGTGGTCCGGATGCTGGAAGGTGATGGCCTTGCAGAGCGGTGGGAGGCCTCACAGTGCGCCGACTCTCACAAGTTCAAGGTGCCTGAGTTCAGTTTCAGGCGCTGCTACTCCGACCTCACCGACGACTCGTCGCTGCTGGTGCAGGCCGTCGAGCTCTCAGGCCCAAGATGA
- the LOC117852543 gene encoding pentatricopeptide repeat-containing protein At1g43980, mitochondrial isoform X1, translating into MPSSPPSSPDAATLTPRSAATLLARCASRAAAAALHARLLRCSRAFFRSPYLANCLAAAYSRLGAAPSAVALLRAAPRPNVFTHNILLSALLGSGHLGDARSLFDGMAQRDAVTYNAMLSGYAAAALREEAFRLFCSMRERGVRPTGFTFSIVSSAVASARHGQQLHAAAVRHGLAHLDAVVSNALIDMYRRIGLLQHAARAFSCMEEPDVTSWNSIMSVYKDQVLGSTVFECFRSMRSKGFSVDGFSVSTVLSVCSDVKDFAKGDQMLALCVKMSFLTNSIVCSAVIDFLCLSDRLPDAVQLFRGMPTWASEPCNALISGYARSGLMEEALSLFAASMQNGVVPTEFTFASVLRWSSCFGLMEQGTQIHCLICKLGFQDDVIVSTALTDMYCKLGLTRHARKIFRTVAAKDLVLWNTMLLGLLQNGRGKEALGVFRRMLKCGIQPDRITLFGALSACSLEGLVTEGMDIITLFEDRYHIMPSMEHYTCVVDMLCRAGMLREAVNFVENKLPKFSAATFSNILEACIIQGNIGMAELVAEKMVMQKSRSSLPYIVLAQTYGARCKWEKVAGVWRSMENQRAKKAQSCSWLCVKNHIYVFTSEQILHHGKGATYEVLDLLFWDMMDQPKNSEGLGCLQLFPD; encoded by the coding sequence atGCCCTCGTCCCCGCCGTCCTCGCCCGACGCTGCAACCCTCACCCCAAGGTCCGCCGCAACGCTCCTCGCCCGCtgcgcctcccgcgccgccgctgcggcgctcCACGCGCGCCTCCTCCGCTGCTCCCGCGCCTTCTTCCGCTCCCCGTACCTCGCCAactgcctcgccgccgcctactcccgcctcggcgccgccccGTCCGCCGTCGCGCTCCTGCGCGCCGCACCCAGGCCCAACGTGTTCACCCACAACATCCTCCTGTCGGCGCTGCTCGGCTCCGGCCACCTCGGGGACGCGCGCAGTCTGTTCGACGGGATGGCCCAGAGGGACGCGGTCACCTACAACGCCATGCTCTCCGGctatgccgccgccgcgctccgggAAGAGGCGTTCCGTCTCTTCTGCTCCATGAGGGAGCGTGGCGTCAGGCCAACGGGCTTCACCTTCTCCATAGTATCATCAGCGGTTGCCTCTGCCCGCCACGGCCAGCAGCTTCATGCCGCTGCTGTCCGACATGGCCTGGCGCACCTTGATGCCGTAGTCAGCAATGCGCTCATTGATATGTATCGCCGGATTGGCCTCTTGCAGCATGCAGCGCGTGCCTTCTCGTGCATGGAAGAACCAGATGTCACTTCGTGGAACTCCATCATGTCAGTTTACAAGGATCAGGTTCTCGGCAGTACTGTCTTTGAGTGTTTCCGGTCCATGAGGAGCAAAGGCTTTTCAGTTGATGGCTTCAGTGTGTCCACCGTGCTCAGTGTCTGCTCAGATGTCAAGGACTTCGCCAAAGGTGACCAGATGTTGGCACTTTGCGTTAAAATGAGCTTCCTTACAAACTCCATTGTTTGTAGTGCTGTTATTGACTTCCTCTGCCTGTCTGACAGGCTGCCTGATGCTGTTCAGCTTTTCAGAGGAATGCCAACATGGGCTTCAGAACCTTGCAATGCACTGATATCGGGCTATGCAAGGAGTGGCCTAATGGAAGAAGCCCTCAGCCTCTTTGCGGCGTCTATGCAAAATGGTGTAGTTCCAACTGAGTTCACTTTTGCTAGTGTGCTGAGATGGAGTTCATGCTTTGGTTTAATGGAGCAGGGCACTCAAATCCATTGCCTCATTTGTAAGCTTGGATTTCAGGATGATGTAATTGTTTCCACGGCCCTCACTGACATGTACTGTAAATTGGGGTTAACAAGGCATGCCAGGAAAATCTTCAGGACAGTTGCTGCCAAAGATCTGGTGTTATGGAATACAATGCTGCTTGGCCTATTGCAAAATGGAAGAGGTAAGGAAGCCCTTGGGGTATTTAGAAGGATGCTCAAGTGTGGTATCCAACCTGACAGAATCACTCTTTTTGGAGCTTTATCTGCATGTAGTTTGGAAGGGCTGGTAACTGAAGGGATGGATATAATTACCCTGTTTGAAGATAGGTACCATATTATGCCTAGCATGGAGCACTATACTTGTGTGGTCGACATGTTATGCCGTGCAGGAATGTTGAGAGAGGCAGTTAATTTTGTAGAGAACAAGCTGCCAAAGTTTAGTGCTGCTACTTTCTCTAATATTCTGGAGGCTTGCATAATCCAAGGGAACATTGGCATGGCAGAGCTAGTTGCTGAAAAGATGGTGATGCAAAAATCCCGATCATCACTGCCATATATTGTTTTAGCTCAAACGTATGGTGCCAGATGTAAGTGGGAAAAGGTGGCTGGAGTGTGGAGGTCAATGGAAAATCAAAGAGCAAAGAAGGCTCAGTCATGCAGCTGGCTGTGTGTCAAGAATCATATTTATGTGTTTACATCAGAACAGATATTGCACCATGGAAAAGGAGCTACATATGAGGTGTTGGATCTTCTATTTTGGGACATGATGGATCAGCCCAAGAACAGTGAAGGATTAGGTTGTCTCCAGCTGTTCCCGGACTAA